One Lactobacillus sp. CBA3606 DNA segment encodes these proteins:
- the miaA gene encoding tRNA (adenosine(37)-N6)-dimethylallyltransferase MiaA, whose translation MTTKQVLLIAGPTAVGKTALSLELAHQFDGEVISGDSMQVYRHLDIGTAKVLPAERQAIPHHLIDIKSVQDSFTVAEFVSRATLLINQIQARGKLPIIVGGTGFYLQSLLAGFQFGTAEVAPDLTYRQTWLDLAALKGPQAVWSVLQGVDPQAAAKIEPQNVVRVVRALEYQHVSGRRFSEQADQRPADLSALTVCLTADRAELYQRINQRVDQMVATGLIDEARWLYERGGRELPAGKGIGYHELFPYFAGDTALTTAVDLIKRDSRRYAKRQLTWFRNKMTVNWYNLLEHPEQRREIDDLVTNWRH comes from the coding sequence GTGACAACGAAGCAAGTACTCTTAATTGCGGGACCAACTGCAGTTGGAAAAACCGCGTTATCATTAGAATTGGCTCATCAATTTGATGGTGAAGTTATCTCTGGCGATTCGATGCAAGTTTATCGGCATTTAGACATTGGTACGGCCAAAGTCTTACCAGCCGAACGGCAAGCCATTCCCCATCATTTGATTGATATAAAATCAGTACAGGATTCCTTTACAGTCGCTGAATTTGTGTCGCGAGCAACGCTACTGATTAATCAGATTCAAGCGCGGGGGAAGCTGCCGATCATTGTTGGGGGAACCGGGTTTTACTTACAATCATTATTAGCCGGCTTTCAGTTTGGCACGGCCGAGGTGGCCCCGGACTTAACGTATCGGCAGACTTGGTTAGACTTAGCGGCACTTAAAGGCCCCCAAGCCGTCTGGTCAGTCTTGCAAGGTGTTGATCCGCAAGCGGCTGCCAAGATTGAGCCACAAAATGTGGTCCGCGTGGTCCGAGCTTTAGAGTATCAACATGTGAGTGGCCGGCGATTCTCAGAGCAGGCTGATCAGCGGCCGGCGGATTTATCAGCATTAACCGTGTGTTTAACAGCAGACCGGGCAGAACTGTACCAGCGGATTAATCAACGGGTGGATCAGATGGTTGCAACGGGGCTCATTGATGAAGCGCGCTGGCTTTACGAACGGGGCGGTCGGGAGTTGCCAGCCGGTAAGGGAATCGGTTATCATGAATTATTCCCGTATTTTGCAGGGGACACGGCGCTGACTACCGCGGTTGACTTAATCAAACGGGACTCGCGCCGGTATGCGAAGCGCCAGCTAACTTGGTTTCGCAATAAAATGACGGTCAACTGGTATAACTTACTGGAACACCCAGAACAACGGCGTGAAATTGATGACTTAGTCACTAATTGGCGCCACTAA
- a CDS encoding MerR family transcriptional regulator, with translation MKEKELRRSLAVLPIGTVMKLANLSARQIRYYEEQDLIRPERNAGNRRMFSLNDVDRLLEIKDYLADGINMAGIKAIYTMQKQKAQQKEADLARPLTDNDVRRILHDEFLTIGGLKTKDGPEYPTH, from the coding sequence ATGAAAGAAAAGGAATTACGTCGTTCGTTAGCAGTCTTACCAATTGGTACGGTTATGAAGTTAGCTAACTTGTCAGCGCGTCAGATTCGTTATTATGAAGAACAAGACTTGATTCGCCCGGAACGTAATGCGGGTAATCGCCGCATGTTCTCTTTGAATGATGTGGATCGATTATTAGAGATTAAGGATTATTTAGCTGATGGCATTAACATGGCGGGGATTAAAGCCATCTATACCATGCAAAAGCAAAAAGCCCAGCAAAAAGAAGCGGACTTAGCGCGCCCACTGACTGACAACGATGTTCGCCGGATCTTACATGACGAGTTTCTGACTATTGGCGGTTTAAAAACCAAAGATGGGCCAGAATATCCCACTCATTAA
- the glnA gene encoding type I glutamate--ammonia ligase codes for MAKQQYTKDDIRKIVDEENVNFLRLMFTDLFGTIKNVEVPVSQLDKLLDNKLMFDGSSIDGFVRIEESDMYLYPDLSTWLIMPWNTEHGKIARIICEVYNADREPFEGDPRNNLIRVLSDMRDAGFTAFNIGTEPEFFLFKMNDKGEPTTELNDKGSYFDLAPMDLGENCRRDIALELERLGFNVEASHHEVAPGQHEIDFKYADALTAADHIQTFKLVVKTIARKYNLWATFMPKPLNGVNGSGMHVNMSLFHDQGNAFYDASEKDELQLSTDAYHFLGGLMKHARSYTAVTNPTVNSYKRLVPGYEAPVYVAWSGSNRSPMIRVPSSRGLSTRLELRSVDASANPYLAFAAVLEAGLDGIKNNIEPPKSVDRNIYVMDEDERRAAGIADLPSTLHNALKEFQTDPTMKKALGPHIYQSFLEAKRLEWASYRQQVSEWEREQYMELY; via the coding sequence ATGGCAAAACAGCAGTATACAAAGGACGACATTCGCAAAATCGTCGATGAAGAAAATGTTAATTTCTTACGTTTAATGTTCACTGATTTATTTGGGACGATCAAAAATGTGGAAGTTCCAGTGTCACAATTAGATAAATTATTAGACAACAAGTTAATGTTTGACGGTTCTTCAATCGACGGTTTCGTACGAATTGAAGAAAGTGACATGTACTTATATCCAGACTTATCAACTTGGTTGATTATGCCTTGGAATACTGAACATGGCAAGATTGCACGGATTATTTGCGAAGTTTATAATGCTGATCGCGAACCATTTGAAGGCGATCCACGGAACAACTTAATTCGGGTCCTAAGTGATATGCGTGACGCTGGTTTTACAGCTTTTAATATTGGGACTGAGCCAGAGTTCTTCTTATTTAAGATGAATGACAAGGGTGAACCAACCACTGAATTGAACGATAAAGGGAGCTATTTTGATTTAGCGCCAATGGACTTAGGTGAAAACTGTCGCCGTGATATTGCGTTGGAATTAGAACGCTTAGGCTTCAATGTTGAAGCTAGTCATCATGAAGTTGCACCTGGTCAACATGAAATTGACTTTAAATATGCGGATGCTTTAACTGCCGCAGATCATATTCAAACCTTTAAGTTAGTCGTCAAAACGATTGCACGTAAGTATAATTTATGGGCCACCTTTATGCCAAAACCATTGAATGGGGTTAACGGCTCTGGGATGCACGTTAACATGTCCTTGTTCCATGACCAAGGCAATGCCTTTTACGATGCAAGTGAAAAAGACGAACTGCAATTGTCAACGGACGCCTATCATTTCTTAGGTGGCTTGATGAAGCATGCCCGGAGTTACACGGCAGTCACTAACCCAACCGTTAACTCATATAAGCGGCTAGTGCCAGGTTATGAAGCACCTGTTTATGTCGCTTGGTCTGGTTCTAACCGGTCACCAATGATTCGGGTCCCAAGTTCACGCGGATTATCCACGCGCTTGGAACTACGAAGTGTTGATGCGTCTGCTAATCCATACTTGGCATTTGCGGCGGTTTTGGAAGCCGGCCTTGATGGGATTAAAAACAACATCGAACCACCAAAGAGTGTTGACCGTAACATTTATGTGATGGATGAGGACGAACGTCGGGCTGCTGGCATTGCGGATTTACCTTCGACATTACACAATGCTCTAAAAGAATTCCAAACTGATCCAACGATGAAGAAAGCCTTAGGACCACATATCTATCAGAGCTTCTTAGAAGCTAAACGGTTGGAATGGGCATCATATCGCCAACAAGTTAGTGAATGGGAACGTGAACAATATATGGAATTGTACTAA
- a CDS encoding BspA family leucine-rich repeat surface protein, whose amino-acid sequence MSKLQSKWGCLLLSLTVGAVTPLTTVGAAVTEAQTVTTANSLPPVDSDDAVARLVATTASAVSDSAVSSSAPVTDSGASSVTASSSAVPNTAASASETTSSAAVTSATTSGEASRAATETAVTKTTATTDDAVATGISGTVNWTIGDDGVLHLSAGSFGTLPSSVSLWNSYAAQITSISIEGAITAGTGATYARLFSGLPNVTTITGLKQLSLAGVTNVSYMFYNDTSLTSVDFGDNDFSSVTTMLSMFQGCTKLTAVGTAWTFNKVTNLANVFYNCAALTTVNTRGWDISNVTTLSGTFSGCKALTAIDVSDWQTGNVTALTNTFANCTSLTTLAVGNWDTSKLTSLNSTFSNCSHLTTLNVSKWKMGNVTTLASAFNGCSNLTTLPVGNWDVSKVTTLSYTFTNCKSLTSLDIRQWQTPQLVTFSQTFQNASSLTALDFSGTGWDTSKVTSMFGLFNGTGLETLDLSQLTTANVTNFGSTFYGMTKLTTLNLASWDTSAATSYKTMFGNSQNLQHLTLGEKFTFHGDTSMALTSGAITNGYTGDWQLGDDGPAIATDDLMTTYDGSTMAGQYNWVKVPTKSTVTVKYVDTVGETVSPAVTYTGMVGSDYTFAPKVLAGYTLTTTPANATGVYTADPITVTYVYTGNLIFSSVPSMVSFGRHTLTGQSATYGANLDQELVVKDNRSPNASWTLSAQLGASGFVNTATGDSLAATLTYRDALGTATVIGNVATPIVTQMSTSNNPVSVSSDWSTTTGLLLTAQDSSLIGTYQAEITWDLGDTVANN is encoded by the coding sequence ATGAGTAAATTACAAAGCAAATGGGGCTGTTTGTTGCTTAGCTTAACGGTCGGGGCTGTGACACCGCTAACAACGGTAGGGGCTGCTGTGACTGAAGCGCAGACCGTGACGACCGCCAATTCACTGCCACCAGTTGATTCAGATGATGCGGTCGCGCGCTTGGTGGCGACCACGGCTTCAGCGGTGAGCGATTCGGCAGTTTCAAGTAGTGCACCGGTGACTGACAGTGGCGCAAGTAGTGTCACTGCTAGTTCGTCCGCGGTTCCTAACACGGCTGCATCAGCAAGTGAGACCACGAGTAGTGCCGCCGTGACCAGTGCAACGACTAGCGGTGAAGCTAGTCGGGCAGCGACTGAGACTGCAGTAACGAAAACCACGGCGACCACTGATGATGCGGTGGCAACTGGAATTAGTGGTACGGTTAATTGGACAATTGGTGATGATGGGGTCTTGCATTTAAGTGCTGGGAGTTTTGGCACATTGCCAAGCAGTGTTTCGCTGTGGAACAGCTATGCGGCTCAGATTACCAGCATTAGCATTGAGGGTGCCATCACAGCGGGAACGGGTGCGACCTATGCGCGTCTATTCTCCGGGCTACCTAATGTAACCACGATTACGGGATTAAAGCAGTTGAGTCTGGCTGGCGTGACCAATGTGAGTTATATGTTTTATAACGATACCAGTCTGACAAGCGTTGATTTTGGTGATAATGATTTTTCGAGTGTGACGACCATGCTATCAATGTTTCAAGGTTGTACTAAACTAACGGCTGTTGGGACGGCGTGGACCTTCAACAAGGTGACCAACTTAGCAAATGTTTTCTATAATTGTGCAGCTTTGACCACGGTCAATACGCGCGGTTGGGATATCAGTAATGTCACAACGCTTAGTGGGACCTTTTCAGGGTGTAAAGCCTTAACCGCCATCGATGTTAGTGACTGGCAGACTGGTAACGTGACCGCCTTGACTAATACTTTTGCTAATTGTACCAGCTTGACGACGTTAGCAGTCGGTAACTGGGACACAAGCAAGTTGACCTCCCTAAATAGCACCTTTAGCAACTGCTCACATTTAACGACGCTAAATGTGAGTAAGTGGAAAATGGGTAATGTAACCACTTTGGCATCTGCTTTTAATGGTTGTAGCAACTTGACGACACTTCCGGTGGGTAATTGGGATGTGAGCAAGGTGACAACACTTAGCTATACTTTCACTAACTGTAAGAGCCTCACTTCCTTAGATATTAGACAGTGGCAAACACCGCAATTAGTTACTTTTTCGCAGACGTTTCAGAATGCAAGTAGTCTTACAGCCTTGGACTTTAGCGGGACGGGGTGGGATACGAGCAAGGTGACCAGTATGTTTGGGCTTTTTAACGGTACCGGATTAGAAACGCTTGATTTAAGTCAGCTGACGACGGCTAACGTTACGAATTTTGGTAGTACCTTTTACGGAATGACTAAGTTAACCACCTTGAATTTGGCTAGTTGGGATACTTCAGCGGCAACTAGTTATAAGACTATGTTTGGCAATTCTCAAAACTTACAACATCTCACACTGGGGGAAAAATTCACGTTTCATGGTGATACGTCGATGGCGCTGACTAGCGGTGCGATTACTAATGGATATACTGGCGATTGGCAGTTGGGGGATGATGGGCCGGCCATTGCGACAGACGACTTAATGACGACCTATGATGGCAGTACGATGGCCGGGCAATATAATTGGGTCAAAGTGCCGACAAAATCAACGGTTACTGTGAAGTATGTGGATACAGTCGGTGAGACTGTGTCGCCAGCGGTAACTTATACTGGTATGGTTGGTTCTGACTACACGTTTGCGCCTAAAGTATTGGCTGGTTATACGTTAACAACGACCCCAGCTAATGCGACTGGTGTTTACACGGCTGACCCGATTACCGTGACTTATGTGTATACGGGTAACCTGATATTCAGTTCAGTACCTAGTATGGTGAGCTTTGGGCGCCATACTTTGACGGGACAGTCGGCGACCTATGGCGCTAACTTAGATCAGGAGTTGGTAGTGAAGGATAATCGAAGTCCCAATGCTAGCTGGACGTTGTCAGCGCAACTAGGTGCCAGCGGTTTTGTTAATACAGCGACCGGTGACTCATTGGCGGCGACCCTAACTTATCGAGATGCGCTGGGCACCGCAACGGTGATTGGCAATGTGGCAACGCCGATTGTGACCCAGATGAGCACCTCGAATAATCCTGTTAGCGTGTCAAGTGACTGGTCAACGACGACTGGGTTACTCTTAACGGCGCAAGATAGTAGTCTGATTGGTACTTATCAGGCCGAAATAACGTGGGATTTAGGCGATACCGTCGCAAATAACTAA
- a CDS encoding BspA family leucine-rich repeat surface protein produces the protein MRKKSYKWGSLIIGVMLGLVAPVATAVVPLIEVQAVTTADTSQPAKDNSISRLVTATSSAVDNEAPIPPSASTDTATTTADRTSASDQSSQATSASTASSSKATAVSSSRMPKSLAREAAATDDIASGSNGTVSWRLDSAGVLHLSGGSLAVTGTSSVSPWPLTAVDSISIEGDITVDTLTSYTYLFANLANLTNIEGLDKLKMAGVTSTAYMFYGDKKLQSIDFGENDFSSVQSMASMFSQCKVVATINTQNWDVRQVKNMSQLFSGDAVLRTLDFSGWQTSSVTNINMMFWNCDWLLTLDLSGFDTSKVTQMAYTFAGCTNLQKFNITGWQTGNVTNFTRTFYGCIYLSNLDVANWDVSKATTLSETFSLCTHLTSLDVSKWDTSRVTDFYSTFYQLGQGNPQVLDGGTLDTLDVGKWDTSAGTDFRRTFYQCGLQTLDLTNWDTSAATSRFNMFSGASDLKHLTLGSKFSFHGDTQMALNPIKIGTYDSYSYTGKWQFGTDGQTYTADELMTTYDGATMAGQYNWERKSGTITTKYLDTAKNVLAPETTQTGLVGDSYTTKALDIDGYELTETPTNATGTYPRVNRTNADPSIVTYIYQAGSLAFGSVPTVIDFGTHKLASHATYGATPDQPLTVQDNRRLASAWTLTAQLGSGGFVDDSDATKPKYLGATLRYRTGDQNTIIGQAATPIVTHTTTSHDPVELSSGWSDTAGLMLTAPENGLVGHYHATITWNLGATVANQ, from the coding sequence ATGAGAAAAAAATCATATAAATGGGGTAGCCTAATCATAGGGGTCATGTTGGGGCTGGTAGCGCCAGTTGCAACGGCTGTCGTGCCATTGATTGAGGTGCAAGCGGTTACGACCGCTGATACGTCGCAACCAGCCAAGGATAATTCAATTTCACGGTTGGTCACCGCCACGTCTTCGGCTGTCGATAATGAGGCGCCGATTCCACCGAGTGCGTCGACGGATACGGCGACTACAACCGCCGACCGTACTTCGGCTAGTGATCAGAGTAGTCAGGCAACCAGTGCGTCAACGGCGAGCAGTTCAAAAGCGACCGCTGTCAGCAGTAGTCGCATGCCAAAGTCGTTAGCCCGAGAAGCCGCAGCGACTGACGATATTGCCAGCGGTTCGAATGGGACTGTGAGTTGGCGGCTTGATAGTGCCGGGGTGTTGCATTTGAGCGGTGGGAGCTTGGCAGTTACCGGGACTAGTAGCGTGTCGCCATGGCCCCTGACAGCGGTTGATAGCATCAGTATTGAGGGGGATATTACCGTTGATACGCTGACTTCCTATACTTATTTGTTTGCCAATTTAGCTAATTTAACCAATATTGAGGGTCTAGATAAGTTGAAAATGGCTGGCGTTACGAGTACAGCATATATGTTCTATGGGGACAAGAAGCTACAAAGCATTGATTTTGGTGAAAATGACTTTTCCAGTGTGCAATCGATGGCATCAATGTTTTCACAATGTAAAGTAGTTGCCACTATTAATACCCAAAATTGGGACGTTAGACAGGTTAAAAATATGAGCCAGCTTTTTTCTGGCGACGCAGTTTTAAGAACTTTAGATTTCTCAGGTTGGCAGACCAGTAGTGTGACAAACATTAATATGATGTTTTGGAACTGTGATTGGTTACTAACGTTGGATTTAAGTGGCTTTGATACCAGTAAAGTAACACAGATGGCTTATACTTTTGCAGGCTGCACTAATTTACAGAAATTTAATATAACAGGCTGGCAGACTGGTAATGTCACGAATTTTACCCGCACTTTTTATGGTTGTATATATTTATCAAATCTAGACGTGGCTAATTGGGATGTTAGCAAAGCAACTACTTTGTCAGAGACCTTTTCTTTATGTACACATTTAACTAGTCTGGATGTCTCGAAATGGGATACGTCTAGGGTGACGGACTTTTATAGTACTTTTTATCAACTGGGACAAGGTAACCCACAGGTACTTGATGGTGGTACCTTGGATACATTGGATGTGGGAAAATGGGATACTTCAGCTGGAACTGATTTTAGACGGACGTTCTATCAGTGTGGCTTGCAGACCTTAGATTTGACGAATTGGGACACAAGTGCGGCAACTAGTCGCTTTAATATGTTCTCTGGCGCAAGTGATTTAAAACACTTAACATTAGGATCTAAGTTTAGTTTTCATGGTGATACACAAATGGCACTTAACCCAATCAAAATAGGAACATATGATAGTTACAGTTATACAGGCAAGTGGCAGTTTGGGACCGATGGACAAACTTATACAGCTGATGAGTTAATGACAACTTATGATGGTGCAACTATGGCCGGTCAATATAACTGGGAACGAAAATCAGGCACGATTACGACAAAATATCTTGATACTGCAAAGAATGTGCTGGCGCCCGAAACAACTCAAACTGGACTAGTTGGCGATAGCTACACGACAAAAGCATTAGATATTGATGGCTACGAATTAACGGAGACGCCAACCAATGCGACTGGTACGTATCCACGTGTAAATCGAACAAATGCTGATCCAAGCATAGTGACTTACATTTATCAGGCAGGTAGCCTAGCCTTTGGATCTGTACCGACTGTTATTGATTTCGGCACTCACAAGTTAGCCAGTCATGCCACTTATGGGGCGACGCCTGACCAACCACTAACCGTGCAAGACAATCGGCGGCTGGCTTCGGCTTGGACCCTCACAGCGCAACTAGGTTCAGGTGGTTTTGTGGATGATTCAGATGCTACGAAGCCAAAGTACCTTGGTGCCACGTTGCGTTATCGCACGGGTGACCAGAATACGATTATTGGCCAGGCCGCCACACCGATTGTGACTCACACGACCACATCACATGACCCAGTTGAGTTATCAAGCGGGTGGTCGGATACGGCCGGCTTGATGTTAACGGCACCGGAAAATGGGTTGGTGGGTCACTATCATGCCACGATTACGTGGAATTTGGGTGCCACGGTGGCAAACCAATAG
- a CDS encoding exonuclease SbcC, with product MEKQNQPDLEKQDQPTRELTDSLQEKLDYLATLRQAIMAGDDRLIYELIDGDHYHQALLNEDQNPARNVQVGLITDVHPSISHYLSTKLIDYLAQVYPFFYYEETQPGEFQIYFGNWWDRRKFGKLNVLKVAFEFSQAEFDKLQKTFELAAAHKRFNTDNIQKVSAANDELQKLITAQSDRDDQKDALRQQLKENGQRNSLFDSGRIKEERQQIIDQLSKLADEDEQANNAHATMKDNEAKILTLSKEDTILAYEKQAIETAFKSFENFNERNRSLYVDYLTTLIGKAQVDADGE from the coding sequence ATGGAAAAACAAAATCAGCCTGATCTCGAAAAACAAGATCAACCTACGCGCGAGCTAACCGATAGTTTACAGGAAAAATTAGACTATTTAGCAACGCTGCGTCAAGCAATTATGGCTGGCGATGACCGGTTGATCTATGAATTGATCGATGGTGATCACTATCATCAAGCCTTATTAAATGAGGATCAAAATCCTGCCCGAAATGTGCAAGTTGGTTTGATTACGGATGTTCATCCGTCAATTAGCCATTACCTTAGCACAAAGTTAATTGATTATTTAGCGCAGGTTTATCCGTTCTTTTACTATGAAGAAACCCAACCGGGCGAATTTCAAATTTACTTTGGGAACTGGTGGGACCGGCGTAAGTTCGGTAAATTAAACGTTTTAAAAGTCGCTTTTGAATTCAGTCAGGCTGAATTTGATAAATTACAAAAAACGTTTGAATTGGCCGCAGCGCATAAACGCTTCAATACGGATAATATTCAGAAGGTCTCAGCGGCTAATGATGAGTTGCAAAAGTTAATTACGGCGCAAAGTGATCGTGATGATCAAAAAGACGCTTTACGGCAACAATTAAAAGAAAATGGGCAACGTAATTCCTTGTTTGATTCTGGTCGAATTAAGGAAGAACGCCAACAAATTATTGATCAATTGTCGAAGCTGGCAGATGAAGACGAACAGGCGAACAACGCCCACGCAACGATGAAAGACAATGAAGCTAAAATCTTAACGTTGTCGAAAGAAGACACGATTTTGGCTTACGAAAAGCAAGCCATTGAAACCGCATTTAAGAGTTTTGAAAACTTTAATGAGCGTAACCGTAGCCTCTATGTCGACTACCTCACCACGCTGATTGGAAAGGCGCAGGTTGATGCTGATGGCGAATGA
- a CDS encoding dUTP diphosphatase, whose translation MLDLTTLLQQSIRLDRDITAKQAIHWRPAERLQNAMVALDVELAEMANTSEWFKVWKIHKGKADAGKTARETLLNEYVDAMDFFFLVAAIQQWTHLIPMTATDLDELSAKPSTDLNKQYLAIKQLLYDAYFTHRQASYQHAWHVFLKLGLVDFSYSQAEIQAAFIAKNQVNEQRQKDNY comes from the coding sequence ATGTTAGATTTAACCACTTTATTACAACAATCGATTCGTTTAGACCGGGATATTACGGCGAAACAAGCCATTCATTGGCGGCCAGCTGAACGATTACAAAATGCGATGGTCGCCTTAGATGTTGAATTGGCCGAAATGGCGAATACGTCGGAATGGTTCAAAGTTTGGAAGATTCACAAAGGTAAGGCGGATGCTGGGAAGACTGCGCGTGAAACGTTGTTAAATGAATACGTCGATGCGATGGATTTCTTTTTCCTAGTGGCTGCGATCCAACAGTGGACGCACCTCATTCCTATGACGGCGACTGACTTAGATGAGCTTAGTGCCAAGCCAAGTACGGACTTGAATAAACAGTATTTGGCCATTAAACAGCTATTATATGATGCTTACTTTACCCATCGTCAAGCCAGTTACCAACACGCTTGGCACGTGTTCTTGAAACTGGGACTCGTGGATTTTAGTTATTCGCAGGCGGAGATTCAAGCAGCGTTCATTGCTAAGAACCAGGTGAACGAGCAACGACAAAAAGATAATTATTAA
- a CDS encoding prenyltransferase, whose protein sequence is MAKWLKWSVFYELTEIYTAPLNIMWFILGAAIAQYHVHTVNWINVGLCLLVVFIFDLAVNVADNYYDYQHAQDRQDYAQKTNPIGRLKLPSRGIFWLAWLLYAVAAIPGVALILRTGWPVAIFGVVGYLIGIFYTAGPHPINATPVSALVVALAIAFWIQLTCVYVSIYGQQPLTWRIVGTTFLLCLPLTLIFFTVQLANDTADRNEDIANHRYTLAVYLGQPGAVRVMQVAIGIGTLWTLVNAWLGLAPVVTALTVVLLPIMWRGMRPFFAVQDKQKTFMAIVKSASLFFVAYPVLFALGTWF, encoded by the coding sequence ATGGCAAAATGGTTGAAATGGTCAGTTTTTTACGAGTTAACAGAAATTTATACGGCGCCACTAAATATCATGTGGTTTATCTTGGGCGCAGCGATTGCACAGTATCACGTCCACACGGTTAATTGGATCAATGTGGGCTTGTGCCTGTTAGTCGTCTTCATCTTCGACTTGGCGGTAAACGTTGCTGACAATTATTATGATTATCAGCACGCGCAAGATCGCCAAGATTACGCCCAGAAAACGAATCCGATTGGTCGGTTAAAGTTGCCGTCGCGCGGTATTTTTTGGTTGGCTTGGCTATTGTATGCGGTCGCAGCCATTCCAGGAGTTGCGCTCATCTTGCGAACGGGCTGGCCGGTAGCGATTTTTGGGGTGGTCGGGTATCTGATTGGCATTTTCTACACAGCGGGACCGCATCCGATTAATGCGACACCGGTGTCGGCGCTCGTAGTGGCATTAGCAATCGCATTTTGGATTCAATTGACGTGTGTGTACGTGTCCATCTATGGGCAACAGCCGTTGACTTGGCGCATTGTTGGGACGACCTTTCTCCTGTGCTTACCTTTAACTTTAATCTTCTTTACGGTCCAATTAGCTAATGATACAGCGGATCGTAATGAGGACATTGCGAATCATCGCTATACTTTGGCCGTTTACTTGGGTCAACCGGGGGCGGTTCGCGTGATGCAAGTGGCAATTGGGATTGGGACGTTATGGACCTTGGTCAATGCTTGGCTAGGATTAGCGCCAGTGGTGACTGCATTAACAGTGGTCTTGCTCCCAATCATGTGGCGTGGGATGCGACCATTCTTTGCGGTTCAAGATAAGCAAAAAACGTTTATGGCAATTGTAAAAAGTGCGTCGTTATTTTTCGTCGCATATCCGGTCTTGTTTGCCTTGGGTACTTGGTTTTGA
- a CDS encoding TetR/AcrR family transcriptional regulator, translating into MNHEIDPRVDKTRRHLRQALITLLQTKNVEDISVQELTATASVTRGTFYLHYKDKPAFVSQALDDLVTDLFATGIVTVSIGEVITNPADPLRRVQVLSLAKALGYINDHAEAFKTLLIDQSQLAVDHRIKQQLTTWMQQFYHEFEDQFADLEVPISVQTAYYVSATVGLITDWLENDLIYTPRYLTKCIKKLHRLMTVGNITFTDFFV; encoded by the coding sequence ATGAACCATGAAATTGATCCCCGGGTTGATAAGACCCGGCGGCATTTACGGCAAGCTTTAATTACATTATTACAAACTAAAAATGTTGAAGATATCTCGGTCCAGGAGTTAACTGCAACAGCATCAGTGACTCGGGGCACCTTTTATCTTCACTATAAAGATAAGCCGGCGTTTGTTAGTCAAGCGCTCGATGATTTAGTGACCGATCTGTTTGCAACGGGCATCGTCACGGTTTCAATTGGGGAGGTCATTACCAATCCGGCTGATCCATTACGCCGTGTTCAAGTCCTATCCTTGGCTAAGGCGTTGGGCTATATCAACGATCATGCCGAGGCCTTTAAAACTTTGTTGATTGATCAGAGCCAACTAGCGGTAGATCACCGCATCAAGCAACAGCTCACGACTTGGATGCAACAGTTTTATCATGAGTTTGAAGATCAATTTGCCGACTTAGAAGTACCAATTAGTGTTCAAACCGCTTATTATGTTTCAGCGACCGTCGGGTTGATTACCGATTGGCTTGAAAATGATTTGATTTACACGCCACGTTACCTCACTAAATGTATTAAAAAGCTGCATCGGTTGATGACAGTTGGTAATATTACTTTCACAGATTTCTTTGTATAA
- the rplU gene encoding 50S ribosomal protein L21, which translates to MYAIIVTGGKQYKVEAGQAVYVEKLDAAAGDKVVFDQVVFVGGESTKIGNPTVDGATVEGTVEKQGRERKVVTFKYKAKKGTHTKKGHRQPYTKVTIDTINA; encoded by the coding sequence GTGTACGCAATTATTGTAACTGGTGGTAAACAATATAAGGTTGAAGCAGGTCAAGCTGTTTATGTTGAAAAGCTTGATGCAGCCGCAGGCGATAAGGTTGTTTTTGATCAAGTCGTTTTTGTTGGTGGCGAATCAACTAAGATTGGTAATCCGACTGTTGATGGTGCTACGGTCGAAGGAACTGTTGAAAAGCAGGGCCGCGAACGTAAAGTGGTAACTTTCAAGTATAAGGCCAAAAAAGGGACTCATACGAAAAAAGGTCATCGCCAACCATATACTAAGGTAACGATCGACACAATTAATGCATAA